Proteins encoded by one window of bacterium:
- a CDS encoding molybdenum cofactor guanylyltransferase, with amino-acid sequence MIESVAGVILAGGKSTRMGKNKALLPYRDRYLIDAPIEILNGIFSRVFLSVRNQDDFAEYGLPKIPDLHPDIGPIGGITSILKAGISRAFCVACDMPYLNEAFIQYLCSLSDFDVVIPVWKGREEMLHAVYSESLLAGFEASIAAKKYKLRDALGAARVHFVTEEAIGQFDPSGKMFQNVNTPSDYEKL; translated from the coding sequence ATGATTGAGTCGGTGGCGGGTGTCATTCTTGCGGGAGGCAAGAGCACACGCATGGGAAAAAACAAGGCCTTGCTGCCTTATCGCGACAGGTATCTAATCGATGCTCCCATCGAAATACTCAATGGTATTTTCTCCCGCGTTTTCCTGAGTGTTCGGAATCAGGATGACTTTGCTGAATACGGGCTTCCCAAAATTCCGGATTTGCATCCTGATATTGGCCCGATTGGTGGCATCACATCCATATTAAAGGCGGGCATTTCAAGAGCATTTTGCGTTGCGTGCGATATGCCCTATTTAAATGAAGCTTTCATCCAGTATCTTTGCAGCCTTTCGGATTTTGACGTCGTGATTCCGGTCTGGAAAGGGCGCGAGGAAATGTTGCACGCCGTTTATTCGGAGTCGTTGTTGGCAGGTTTTGAGGCTTCGATAGCGGCGAAAAAGTATAAGTTGCGAGATGCTCTCGGCGCTGCGCGTGTGCATTTTGTGACGGAAGAAGCAATCGGGCAATTCGATCCGTCCGGAAAGATGTTTCAGAACGTGAATACCCCGTCGGATTATGAGAAACTGTAA
- the ychF gene encoding redox-regulated ATPase YchF — MKAGIVGFPKVGKTTLFNLLTRGHAETSRFAQAKAVNVGVAEVPDERLEKLHDLVQPKKKTLATTEFVDLVGVQRGEIKGAEYLSHLRTVDCLLHVVRAFEDEEMGIPPSDLHPQNDIQDFNLELILADLDVIHNRLEKLTMLVKKMKNKENEDELALLEQCIKQLEAEKPLRELEFEAHEKKRLRSFAFLSEKPLLHIVNLSEERLNERDQFVSDAFSKNQEITYICGPLEEQIGQLEADDRKEFLEQYQFQETGRDRVIHTTFHLLDLILFFTAGPEEVRSWPLRRGLNAQKAAGTVHSDMERGFIRAEVVAYPDFVKTGSFTEAKKQGVFRLEGKDYVVQDGDIITFRFNV; from the coding sequence ATGAAAGCAGGAATTGTAGGATTTCCAAAAGTAGGAAAAACGACTCTATTTAATTTACTTACGCGTGGACATGCGGAAACCTCTCGTTTCGCGCAAGCCAAAGCTGTGAACGTCGGTGTGGCTGAAGTTCCGGATGAACGCCTCGAGAAACTACACGATCTCGTGCAGCCGAAAAAGAAAACGCTTGCGACTACAGAATTCGTAGATCTCGTGGGCGTGCAACGTGGCGAAATCAAAGGAGCTGAGTATCTATCTCATCTTCGAACCGTGGATTGCCTGTTGCATGTTGTACGAGCTTTTGAAGATGAAGAAATGGGAATTCCTCCCTCGGACCTTCATCCACAAAATGATATTCAGGATTTTAATCTGGAGCTGATTCTTGCAGATCTGGATGTGATTCATAACCGGCTGGAAAAGCTAACGATGCTCGTAAAAAAGATGAAGAATAAAGAGAACGAAGATGAGCTCGCGTTGCTGGAACAGTGTATAAAACAGCTCGAAGCCGAAAAACCGCTTCGTGAATTAGAGTTTGAGGCGCACGAAAAAAAGAGACTGCGGAGCTTCGCTTTTCTCAGCGAAAAGCCGCTGTTGCATATTGTGAATTTGAGCGAAGAGCGCTTGAACGAACGAGATCAATTTGTATCCGATGCCTTTTCGAAGAATCAGGAGATTACTTACATCTGCGGCCCTCTGGAAGAACAGATCGGGCAATTAGAAGCGGACGATAGAAAGGAATTCCTGGAGCAATATCAATTTCAGGAGACTGGGCGGGACCGCGTGATTCACACAACGTTTCATCTGCTGGATTTGATTCTCTTTTTTACAGCAGGACCGGAAGAAGTGCGCTCCTGGCCGTTGCGGCGCGGACTGAATGCGCAAAAAGCGGCCGGCACGGTTCACTCTGATATGGAGCGTGGCTTCATACGCGCCGAAGTGGTTGCCTATCCTGATTTCGTCAAAACCGGTTCCTTCACTGAGGCAAAAAAACAAGGTGTTTTCCGGCTGGAAGGAAAAGACTATGTGGTGCAAGATGGGGACATCATCACCTTCCGTTTCAACGTATGA
- a CDS encoding class I SAM-dependent methyltransferase, with protein sequence MDSAKNHYSYRVYADPETAQSFDRLRFGSAIGEFIKHTQEQLVFSTLPDVSGWEVIDIGAGTGRLTIPFLEKGARVTACDASEEMLKVLQSKITNSGLQTKFVDAHNLPLPDNSFDCAISFRLLMHVIDWKKALAEFCRVSRDWVIIDLPPRRGFLRFAPFFHWLKKPFAKNLQAYKVLPLKGVEEHLRQQHFQIVSRDDGFFLPIFAHRIVRSTRFTSLSEKLFRRIGLTHLFGSPATIFARRIR encoded by the coding sequence ATGGATTCCGCAAAGAACCACTACAGCTATCGTGTGTACGCAGATCCGGAGACTGCCCAATCCTTCGATCGATTGCGTTTCGGGAGCGCAATCGGAGAATTCATCAAACATACACAAGAGCAGCTAGTGTTCTCAACTTTGCCGGACGTTTCGGGATGGGAAGTGATCGATATCGGAGCGGGAACTGGCAGACTCACAATTCCATTCCTGGAAAAAGGGGCCAGGGTGACCGCTTGTGATGCTTCCGAAGAAATGCTGAAAGTGCTGCAATCAAAAATAACGAATTCAGGTTTGCAAACGAAGTTTGTAGACGCGCATAATCTGCCCTTACCCGATAATAGTTTTGATTGCGCGATTTCCTTCAGGTTGCTGATGCATGTAATCGATTGGAAGAAGGCGCTGGCGGAATTTTGCAGGGTTTCCAGGGATTGGGTTATCATCGACCTGCCACCACGCCGTGGCTTTCTCCGATTTGCTCCCTTCTTTCATTGGCTGAAGAAACCTTTTGCGAAAAACCTGCAGGCCTACAAAGTCTTGCCTCTGAAAGGAGTAGAAGAGCATTTGAGGCAACAACATTTCCAAATCGTATCGCGCGATGATGGATTCTTTTTGCCGATTTTTGCGCATCGCATTGTTCGAAGCACTCGTTTTACAAGCCTCTCCGAAAAACTGTTCAGACGTATTGGACTCACACATCTGTTCGGTTCTCCTGCCACGATTTTTGCGCGCCGCATCCGATGA
- a CDS encoding glycosyltransferase family 4 protein — protein sequence MKILMIAPEPFFEPRGTPFSEYFRIKALSELGHEVDLATYPLGQNVEIAGLRIYRSLRIPGISSVKVGPSIGKLFLDFFLFFTVLKLLFRNRYDAVHTHEEACFWGAILRKFWKISHVYDMHSSLPQQFKNFDVVHAGWIHKIMRSFEKFALQSSDAIIAICPYLKEHVVESGVTRKVFVIENTPQSEEIFPGEKMTAGAAPQFPGKKVVLYAGTFEHYQGLDLLLESTKLVAAKRSNILFLLVGGNAKLTQYYRDLSEKLGVASHVHFVEKIPAAEVRDYFQIADVLVSPRKSGTNTPLKIYSYLRSGKPIVATNLVTHTQVLTPDISILTEPKAEAFADGIIRAIEDPETAAMVERARRVAEEKYSYKEYITKTAQLYEYVQNLKKPTGQFVVANSFAKK from the coding sequence ATGAAAATCTTAATGATTGCGCCTGAGCCATTTTTCGAGCCACGTGGAACTCCGTTCAGTGAGTATTTCCGGATTAAGGCGCTATCGGAGCTGGGACACGAAGTGGATCTGGCGACTTATCCGCTGGGGCAAAATGTCGAGATCGCCGGGCTTAGGATTTATCGGTCGCTGCGCATTCCGGGAATTTCGTCCGTTAAAGTCGGGCCATCCATCGGAAAACTCTTCCTGGATTTCTTCCTGTTTTTCACCGTATTAAAACTACTTTTTAGAAACCGGTACGACGCCGTCCACACTCATGAAGAGGCTTGTTTCTGGGGAGCAATCCTCCGCAAATTCTGGAAAATATCACATGTCTACGACATGCATTCTTCCCTGCCTCAACAATTCAAAAACTTTGATGTGGTTCACGCGGGCTGGATCCACAAAATCATGCGGAGTTTCGAAAAATTTGCGCTCCAATCTTCGGATGCCATCATAGCAATTTGTCCTTATTTGAAAGAGCACGTTGTGGAATCCGGCGTGACGCGAAAGGTGTTCGTGATTGAAAACACTCCGCAGTCGGAAGAAATATTCCCCGGAGAAAAGATGACAGCCGGAGCAGCTCCGCAATTTCCAGGAAAGAAAGTTGTCCTTTATGCCGGCACATTTGAGCATTATCAAGGCCTGGATCTATTGCTGGAATCAACCAAACTGGTCGCCGCCAAAAGATCAAACATTCTATTTCTCCTTGTTGGCGGCAATGCGAAACTGACGCAATACTACCGGGACCTGAGTGAGAAGCTGGGCGTTGCATCGCATGTACATTTTGTCGAAAAAATTCCCGCCGCGGAAGTGCGCGATTATTTTCAGATTGCAGATGTTCTTGTATCGCCAAGAAAATCCGGAACCAATACGCCTTTGAAGATTTATTCTTATTTGCGTAGCGGCAAACCGATCGTTGCAACGAATCTTGTCACTCATACGCAGGTGTTGACGCCGGATATTTCCATCCTGACCGAGCCGAAGGCCGAAGCATTTGCGGATGGAATCATTCGAGCGATTGAAGATCCGGAAACAGCCGCAATGGTGGAACGCGCGCGCCGCGTTGCGGAAGAGAAATACAGTTACAAGGAATACATCACAAAGACAGCGCAACTGTACGAATACGTCCAGAATTTGAAGAAGCCGACTGGCCAGTTCGTAGTAGCGAATTCATTCGCTAAGAAATAG
- a CDS encoding flippase-like domain-containing protein produces the protein MKVKPFWLKLGAGIALLVLLLTFQVRPSEISREMAESNWRWILLAGALHIIGLLISAYRWQLLLDAQTVEAPIRDLIQSYLIGGFFNNFLPTRVGGDIYRMVDSKKYSGSLLRPFAVIFVERLSGVYALLLIGIAAVAFYPRFQEVKALATALFALAILGFLSMLLFYGSDRFAEWLKRMTAKLPARLSGKMLSMFEAFWYFSRSRGVLIGTFLLALLLQINVILYYYFIARGIQMPVSFQEAAIVMPILICIQLLPLTPNGIGVREFSYIYLLGPFGVSEALAVAFSLWDYILTFFYGLIGGILYLIKK, from the coding sequence ATGAAGGTAAAACCTTTCTGGTTGAAATTGGGTGCAGGAATTGCGCTTCTGGTTCTACTACTGACCTTTCAAGTCCGGCCGTCTGAAATCAGCCGCGAAATGGCAGAGAGCAACTGGCGTTGGATTTTGCTCGCTGGAGCGCTTCATATCATTGGCCTGTTGATCAGCGCTTACCGGTGGCAGCTGCTTCTCGACGCGCAAACAGTCGAAGCGCCCATTAGAGATTTGATTCAATCCTACTTGATTGGAGGTTTCTTTAATAATTTTCTTCCTACGCGCGTTGGAGGCGATATCTATCGCATGGTGGATTCAAAAAAATATAGCGGATCACTTCTGCGTCCCTTTGCGGTGATTTTCGTGGAAAGGCTTTCCGGAGTTTATGCATTGCTGCTGATCGGGATTGCGGCAGTGGCTTTTTATCCGCGCTTTCAAGAGGTGAAAGCGCTCGCGACCGCCCTGTTTGCACTCGCTATTTTGGGCTTTCTCAGCATGCTGTTGTTTTACGGGAGTGACCGCTTCGCCGAATGGTTGAAACGTATGACGGCCAAATTACCCGCACGTTTGAGTGGAAAAATGCTCTCTATGTTCGAGGCTTTCTGGTATTTTTCGCGTTCCAGGGGTGTTCTGATCGGAACGTTTCTTCTGGCTTTGCTGCTTCAGATCAATGTGATTCTTTACTACTACTTCATCGCCCGGGGCATCCAGATGCCGGTCAGTTTTCAGGAAGCCGCGATCGTGATGCCAATTTTGATTTGCATTCAACTTCTGCCGCTGACTCCGAACGGAATCGGAGTGCGCGAATTCTCTTATATTTATTTGCTGGGACCTTTCGGCGTGAGCGAAGCTCTGGCGGTTGCATTTTCTCTCTGGGACTATATCTTAACCTTCTTCTACGGTCTTATAGGCGGCATACTTTACCTCATTAAGAAATAA
- the uvrA gene encoding excinuclease ABC subunit UvrA, whose protein sequence is MYTSIIIRGARQHNLKNLDLELPRNQLIVITGLSGSGKSSLAFDTIFGEGQRRYVESLSAYARQFLQQMEKPDVDSIEGLSPAISIEQKTITRNPRSTVATVTEIQDYMRVLFSRLGIPFCPKCNIAIQSQTIDQIVAQIQNLHGSKIQVLAPIVRDRKGEYRKELEEFQKKGYTRARIDGAMVFLEGPVRLERHKIHTIEIVIDRFPLDAGVQAERIRSSAELALKLGKGSMVILHDEREKLFSVNRACPQCSFNFPELEPRFFSFNSPLGACPECDGIGEISEESQYYREVEKMAEGVLLSSTTTEADLYYSPTKTALAQWQVAEDGLPEEEQVPCPQCKGTRLRREALFVKVNGRNIAEVMDFAVSEAEELFDSWEFNETESLIATPILREVKEKLGFLKKVGLEYVTLERKIGTLSSGEAQRVRLASQIGAKLRGILYVLDEPTIGLHPRDNQRLIDALKTMKEIGNTVVVVEHDEQTIRSADYMVDLGPGAGKAGGNLVAAGSVDHVLRNPASLTGAYLSGTKQIPVPRKRRTANRGYVEVIGAAEHNLKNVHVKIPIGLFTAVTGVSGSGKSTLVIDILYKAIAKKLYKSREAPGKHEKIEGLDQIDKIINIDQAPIGRTPRSNPATYVGIFNHVREFFAQLPESRIRAYSPGRFSFNVASGRCAECRGYGEIRIFMHFMPDVYVRCEICGGKRYNQQTLEVLYEGKNIADVLEMTISEALEFFDFHPQIKPKLQVLDQVGMGYIHLGQAATTLSGGEAQRIKLAKELCKRSTGKTLYILDEPTTGLHFEDVRHLLQILLNLVELGNTVVVIEHNLEVIKSADHIIDLGPEGGKAGGQIVATGTPEKIARSKKSLTGGYLADHL, encoded by the coding sequence ATGTATACGAGTATCATCATCCGTGGCGCACGGCAGCACAATCTGAAGAATCTGGATCTGGAGCTGCCACGCAATCAGCTGATCGTCATCACCGGCCTGAGTGGCAGCGGAAAATCTTCCCTCGCCTTCGATACGATTTTCGGAGAAGGACAACGCCGTTATGTTGAATCGCTCTCCGCGTACGCGCGCCAGTTCTTACAACAAATGGAAAAGCCGGACGTGGATTCCATCGAAGGGCTCTCTCCCGCGATTTCGATCGAACAGAAGACGATTACCAGAAATCCACGATCCACTGTCGCTACCGTCACCGAGATCCAGGATTACATGAGAGTCCTCTTTTCGCGGCTGGGAATCCCTTTCTGTCCAAAATGCAATATCGCCATTCAATCACAAACAATCGATCAGATCGTTGCGCAGATTCAAAATCTTCACGGAAGCAAAATTCAAGTTCTGGCGCCTATTGTTCGCGATAGGAAAGGGGAATACAGAAAAGAACTTGAGGAATTTCAAAAAAAGGGATACACGCGGGCGCGCATCGATGGCGCGATGGTTTTTTTGGAGGGTCCGGTTCGCTTAGAGCGTCACAAGATCCATACGATTGAAATCGTAATCGACCGCTTCCCGCTGGATGCCGGCGTGCAAGCTGAACGAATCCGTTCTTCGGCCGAGCTTGCCTTAAAACTCGGCAAGGGAAGCATGGTGATTTTGCACGACGAACGCGAAAAATTATTTTCAGTCAATCGTGCCTGTCCGCAATGTTCCTTCAATTTTCCTGAACTGGAACCGCGGTTTTTTTCATTCAATTCTCCTTTGGGAGCGTGTCCGGAATGTGATGGAATCGGCGAGATCAGTGAAGAGAGCCAGTATTATCGCGAAGTGGAAAAAATGGCTGAAGGTGTGTTGCTAAGCTCTACCACCACGGAAGCGGATCTCTATTATTCACCGACAAAAACCGCTCTCGCCCAGTGGCAAGTTGCGGAAGATGGTTTGCCGGAAGAAGAACAGGTTCCCTGTCCGCAATGCAAGGGAACCCGTCTGCGCCGTGAAGCGCTGTTTGTGAAAGTGAACGGACGAAACATTGCAGAAGTGATGGATTTTGCTGTGAGTGAAGCGGAAGAGCTCTTCGATTCATGGGAATTCAACGAAACAGAATCGCTCATTGCAACGCCGATCCTTCGTGAGGTTAAGGAGAAGCTTGGTTTCCTGAAAAAAGTTGGATTGGAATACGTAACGCTGGAACGCAAGATCGGAACACTGTCCAGCGGCGAAGCGCAACGGGTCCGGCTCGCCAGCCAGATCGGCGCAAAACTGAGGGGCATCCTTTATGTGCTGGATGAACCAACCATCGGGCTACATCCGCGCGACAATCAACGGTTGATCGATGCGCTGAAAACGATGAAAGAAATCGGCAACACGGTGGTCGTTGTGGAACATGACGAACAGACCATCCGTTCAGCCGACTACATGGTGGATCTCGGACCGGGCGCAGGAAAAGCAGGTGGCAATCTGGTCGCTGCAGGAAGCGTAGATCATGTCTTGCGCAATCCCGCTTCTTTGACCGGCGCTTATCTCAGCGGCACGAAGCAAATTCCTGTGCCACGAAAAAGAAGAACAGCAAATCGAGGCTATGTCGAAGTGATCGGAGCCGCGGAACACAATCTGAAAAATGTGCATGTGAAGATTCCGATTGGCCTTTTTACCGCCGTGACAGGTGTTTCCGGATCGGGAAAATCAACTCTTGTGATCGATATCCTATATAAAGCGATTGCCAAAAAGCTATACAAATCGCGCGAAGCTCCGGGCAAGCATGAAAAAATCGAAGGACTCGATCAAATCGACAAAATTATCAATATCGATCAAGCGCCGATCGGACGAACACCGCGCTCGAACCCAGCAACTTATGTGGGAATCTTCAATCACGTTCGCGAGTTCTTTGCGCAGTTGCCTGAATCACGAATTCGCGCTTACTCCCCCGGACGTTTCTCCTTTAATGTGGCTTCCGGAAGATGCGCCGAATGCCGCGGATATGGCGAAATCCGTATCTTTATGCATTTCATGCCTGATGTTTACGTGCGCTGCGAAATCTGCGGAGGCAAACGATACAACCAGCAAACGCTCGAAGTCCTGTATGAAGGAAAGAACATCGCAGATGTGCTGGAGATGACCATTTCAGAAGCGCTGGAGTTCTTTGATTTCCATCCTCAGATCAAACCGAAGCTCCAGGTCCTCGATCAAGTGGGAATGGGCTACATTCATCTGGGACAGGCGGCCACGACTCTGTCCGGCGGAGAAGCGCAAAGAATAAAACTGGCGAAGGAACTTTGCAAAAGAAGTACCGGAAAGACTCTATACATACTGGACGAACCAACAACGGGTCTGCACTTCGAAGACGTGCGCCATCTCCTGCAAATCCTTCTGAACCTTGTGGAGCTTGGAAACACTGTTGTCGTGATCGAACATAATCTCGAAGTGATTAAGTCCGCAGACCACATCATCGATCTGGGACCGGAAGGCGGAAAAGCAGGCGGACAAATCGTTGCCACAGGCACGCCGGAAAAAATTGCTCGCAGCAAAAAGTCTCTGACCGGCGGTTATCTGGCGGATCATTTGTAA